The following proteins are co-located in the Festucalex cinctus isolate MCC-2025b chromosome 15, RoL_Fcin_1.0, whole genome shotgun sequence genome:
- the glis3 gene encoding zinc finger protein GLIS3 codes for MSGKGCQLLVSPCGVSPSLGKMRGHRSQTVKVPVTSPQWGGLPFSGANKVSDGGPVALPSLSLRKKLLTNGKQDVKPAASLLQRDAAVQRGASKKGSGGSRPVIEVLGHPASNLTITSGPMSLVPGHQHDVASYHPPPDARSVLSRESLASTTLSLFETQSVFSGRNEWPFGYRVLPPLGQAPCSTLASEGSEQLGLPPGTAMSGIEASGDTSTAASLPSYLFMADAGSPRQHNAKKRALSMSPLSDVIGIDFNSIIRTSPTSLVAYINSSPASHPTISPVQSEGYGHFLGVRGSYIPQVHPYTMPDSSQALITPGECSHKKVLEEGGALESQMANMVVEQQCLPISREVHALGKISETCREELQSDPLPCEEATIPQGPPPPYHSHRHLHLSRSHHKLRPQDNLNQGSVLPPRHGVSFLPQIPMLEEEEGETEDFGAHCCLWTDCSAVYDQKDELVRHIEKLHVDQRKAEDFTCYWAGCPRNRKPFNARYKLLIHMRVHSGEKPNKCTFKGCKKAFSRLENLKIHLRSHTGEKPYPCQHPGCFKAFSNSSDRAKHQRTHLDTKPYACQVPGCAKRYTDPSSLRKHVKSHSTAERQLRKKMKSTAAVTQEPLTDCLTIHHLHPSFSSASRRNNLISSSTASQEPYATAQQGGDSPHNPHSALMCTLQDNHRFVDAPLGQLFCTDPCPPLSRLPHPPSGASVPTESAADHSSGRMSALFPYDWMSTRAESSHLMRVDVFRSGRTCNTGFDAQTSRGDFFNVMDQVGQGCHNHT; via the exons ATGAGCGGAAAGGGCTGCCAGCTCCTGGTGTCGCCATGCGGCGTGTCCCCGTCGCTGGGGAAGATGAGAGGGCACCGGTCCCAGACCGTCAAGGTGCCCGTGACTTCCCCTCAGTGGGGCGGTCTTCCCTTCTCGGGTGCCAACAAAGTGAGCGACGGTGGCCCCGTCGCCCTGCCGAGCCTGAGCCTCCGCAAGAAGCTGTTGACAAATGGGAAGCAGGACGTCAAGCCGGCGGCATCGCTGCTCCAGCGAGACGCCGCCGTTCAAAGAGGCGCTTCCAAAAAAG GTAGTGGCGGTTCCAGACCTGTCATTGAAGTTCTTGGGCATCCTGCGAGCAACCTCACGATAACAAGCGGTCCAATGTCTCTTGTGCCTGGTCATCAACACGATGTCGCGTCTTATCACCCACCTCCGGATGCCAG GTCGGTGCTGTCCAGAGAATCCCTGGCATCCACCACCCTCAGTCTGTTCGAAACCCAGTCAGTGTTTAGCGGACGAAACGAATGGCCGTTTGGCTACCGCGTCCTTCCCCCTCTGGGTCAGGCCCCGTGTTCCACCCTGGCCAGCGAGGGCAGTGAGCAACTGGGCCTTCCCCCTGGCACAGCCATGTCTGGCATTGAGGCCTCTGGCGACACTAGCACGGCAGCCTCTCTGCCCTCGTACCTTTTCATGGCTGATGCCGGGAGCCCCAGACAGCACAACGCAAAGAAGAGAGCTCTTTCCATGTCGCCTTTGTCCGATGTGATTGGAATTGATTTCAACTCCATCATACGCACCTCGCCTACATCCCTCGTGGCTTATATCAATAGCTCACCTGCTTCCCACCCTACAATCTCACCTGTCCAGTCCGAGGGCTATGGCCACTTCCTGGGTGTGAGGGGCTCTTACATCCCACAGGTTCATCCCTACACTATGCCAGACTCTTCACAAGCTCTGATTACACCAGGTGAATGCAGCCATAAGAAGGTTCTGGAAGAGGGTGGGGCTCTGGAGAGTCAGATGGCAAACATGGTGGTGGAACAACAGTGCCTTCCAATTTCAAGGGAAGTGCACGCGTTGGGAAAGATTTCAGAAACTTGTCGAGAAGAACTGCAGTCAGATCCACTTCCTTGTGAAGAGGCTACTATCCCTCAGGGACCTCCACCACCCTACCACTCCCATCGACACCTCCACCTTTCCAGAAGTCACCACAAACTAAGGCCTCAAGACAATCTCAACCAGGGTTCTGTGCTTCCACCGCGGCATGGCGTCAGTTTTTTACCCCAGATTCCGATGCTGGAGGAAGAAGAGGGCGAAACGGAGGACTTTGGCGCCCACTGCTGCTTGTGGACGGATTGCAGTGCAGTTTATGACCAAAAGGACGAGCTGGTGAGGCACATTGAAAAGCTGCACGTGGACCAGAGGAAGGCCGAAGACTTCACATGCTACTGGGCGGGCTGTCCTCGGAACCGCAAACCTTTCAACGCCCGTTACAAGCTTCTGATCCACATGAGGGTCCATTCGGGAGAGAAGCCCAACAAGTGCACG TTCAAGGGCTGCAAGAAGGCCTTCTCCCGCCTGGAAAATCTAAAGATCCACCTGCGCAGCCACACGGGGGAGAAGCCATACCCGTGCCAGCATCCAGGATGCTTCAAGGCCTTCAGCAACTCCAGTGACAGAGCCAAGCACCAGCGCACGCACCTGGACACA AAGCCGTACGCGTGCCAAGTGCCGGGCTGTGCAAAGCGCTACACTGACCCCAGCTCGTTGAGGAAGCACGTCAAGTCTCATTCCACTGCGGAGAGGCAGCTACGAAAAAAG ATGAAATCTACAGCTGCTGTGACCCAGGAGCCTCTAACAGACTGTTTAACCATCCACCATCTGCACCCTAGCTTCTCTTCAGCAAGCAGAAGAAACAACTTGATATCGTCCTCCACAGCCTCTCAAGAGCCATACGCAA CTGCTCAGCAGGGAGGAGACTCCCCCCACAATCCACACTCGGCTCTTATGTGCACCCTGCAAGACAATCACAG gtttgTTGACGCTCCGCTTGGCCAGCTCTTCTGCACTGACCCCTGCCCGCCACTTTCACGCCTCCCGCATCCTCCCAGTGGCGCATCCGTGCCCACCGAATCTGCAGCAGACCACAGCTCAG GGCGGATGTCGGCGCTATTTCCCTACGATTGGATGTCAACGCGGGCTGAGTCCAGTCACCTCATGCGAGTGGACGTCTTCAGAAGCGGCAGGACCTGCAACACAG GGTTTGACGCCCAAACGTCAAGAGGGGACTTCTTTAACGTGATGGACCAGGTCGGCCAAGGGTGCCACAACCACACATAG